In a single window of the Flavobacterium sp. W4I14 genome:
- a CDS encoding hypothetical protein (product_source=Hypo-rule applied; cath_funfam=3.40.640.10; cleavage_site_network=SignalP-noTM; superfamily=49785; transmembrane_helix_parts=Inside_1_6,TMhelix_7_29,Outside_30_130) — MKKTTRYFVFLMAAAICLFSSFKSDIASSTRKQLPPIVVTKDFTADNGVPGVASIQYNTGQLYTNIVAAIQGVGTVNLTSVSHSGGTINVDKFEGYISDGTYEYYIYVTVTGNASIGWQISSATAETVIG, encoded by the coding sequence ATGAAAAAGACAACGCGTTATTTTGTATTCTTGATGGCTGCAGCCATTTGTTTATTTAGCAGTTTTAAATCGGATATTGCCAGCAGCACAAGGAAGCAGCTTCCGCCGATAGTTGTTACAAAAGATTTTACTGCAGATAATGGTGTGCCAGGCGTTGCCAGTATCCAGTATAACACAGGCCAGCTGTATACCAATATTGTAGCTGCCATACAAGGTGTAGGCACGGTTAACTTAACCAGTGTTTCTCATTCGGGAGGTACTATTAATGTTGATAAATTTGAAGGATACATTTCTGATGGTACATACGAATACTATATATATGTTACCGTTACTGGAAATGCCTCCATAGGCTGGCAAATATCAAGTGCCACAGCAGAAACGGTAATTGGTTAA
- a CDS encoding hypothetical protein (product_source=Hypo-rule applied; pfam=PF11028; transmembrane_helix_parts=Inside_1_6,TMhelix_7_26,Outside_27_45,TMhelix_46_68,Inside_69_74,TMhelix_75_97,Outside_98_116,TMhelix_117_139,Inside_140_145,TMhelix_146_168,Outside_169_182,TMhelix_183_205,Inside_206_217,TMhelix_218_240,Outside_241_254,TMhelix_255_277,Inside_278_288,TMhelix_289_311,Outside_312_459): MNYSKVNNIVGWICFLIATLTYVLTLEPSASFWDCGEFIASAFRMQVVHQPGAPLFLMLQRFFSIFAAGDLTKIAYWMNVGSAVSSGATILFLFWTITALAKKTVLKAGEELTTGKLISIMGAGAVGALAYTFSDSFWFSAVESEVYAQSSLFTAIVFWAILKWEAHADEPRADRWLLFIAYIMGLSIGIHLLNLLTIPALAFIYYFKRTDKATTSGIIKTLIVGILILAVIQYGIIQYLVSFGAYFDLFFVNTLGLGFGTGVLFFAILLIGALVWGIRYSIQHQKKLLNLGLISTVLIIFGYASFSMIIIRAKADPNLNNSAPKDAFSFLSYLNREQYGDRPLGYGPNYNSERVGVTEGKTIWRKGKEKYEVAGKKTDYEYNNNTLLPRMYSDDPKHAAFYKEWMRLDDSKNPNLVDNVGFLLSYQIGYMYMRYFMWNFAGRQNDEQGQGSGFEGSWY, translated from the coding sequence ATGAATTATTCAAAAGTTAATAATATAGTAGGCTGGATCTGCTTTTTAATTGCTACACTAACTTACGTTTTAACCTTAGAGCCTTCTGCCAGTTTTTGGGATTGTGGTGAATTTATCGCATCGGCATTTAGAATGCAGGTTGTTCACCAGCCTGGTGCACCTTTGTTCTTAATGCTCCAACGTTTCTTCTCTATTTTTGCAGCTGGAGATTTAACCAAAATCGCTTACTGGATGAACGTTGGTTCGGCTGTATCGAGCGGGGCAACTATCTTATTCTTATTTTGGACCATCACTGCACTGGCTAAAAAAACAGTGTTAAAAGCTGGTGAAGAACTAACAACCGGTAAATTGATCAGCATTATGGGTGCAGGTGCAGTTGGTGCTTTGGCTTATACTTTCTCTGATAGTTTTTGGTTTTCGGCAGTAGAATCAGAAGTTTACGCACAATCATCGTTATTCACAGCGATTGTATTCTGGGCTATCCTTAAATGGGAAGCACATGCCGATGAGCCACGTGCTGATCGTTGGTTATTGTTTATTGCCTATATTATGGGTTTATCAATAGGTATCCACTTGTTAAACCTGTTAACCATCCCAGCACTTGCTTTTATTTATTATTTCAAAAGAACAGATAAAGCAACAACATCGGGAATTATTAAAACCCTTATTGTTGGTATTTTAATCTTAGCGGTAATCCAATATGGTATTATTCAATACCTGGTTTCGTTTGGTGCTTATTTCGATTTATTCTTTGTTAACACATTAGGTCTGGGTTTTGGAACAGGCGTTTTATTCTTTGCTATTTTATTAATCGGCGCCCTGGTTTGGGGAATCCGTTATTCGATCCAACACCAAAAGAAATTGTTAAACTTAGGTTTAATCTCTACCGTATTAATCATTTTCGGTTATGCATCATTCTCGATGATTATCATCAGGGCAAAAGCAGATCCGAACTTAAATAACAGTGCGCCGAAAGATGCTTTCTCTTTCTTAAGTTACCTAAACCGTGAGCAATATGGCGACAGGCCATTGGGTTATGGCCCTAACTATAACTCTGAAAGAGTTGGTGTAACCGAAGGAAAAACCATCTGGAGAAAAGGAAAAGAAAAATATGAAGTAGCTGGTAAAAAAACCGATTACGAATATAACAACAACACTTTATTGCCACGTATGTATAGCGATGACCCTAAACATGCGGCTTTTTACAAAGAATGGATGCGCTTAGATGATTCTAAAAATCCCAATCTGGTAGATAATGTTGGTTTCTTGCTCAGCTATCAGATTGGCTACATGTACATGCGTTATTTCATGTGGAATTTTGCTGGCCGCCAGAATGACGAGCAAGGTCAGGGTAGCGGATTTGAGGGTTCGTGGTATTAG
- a CDS encoding hypothetical protein (product_source=Hypo-rule applied; superfamily=48452; transmembrane_helix_parts=Outside_1_41,TMhelix_42_61,Inside_62_67,TMhelix_68_86,Outside_87_100,TMhelix_101_123,Inside_124_129,TMhelix_130_152,Outside_153_569): MTSKVRVADLRVRGISGIKPIDALRQGDQSHLPPSTVDNKAYNRFFFLPLILGVIGALWHFKRNQKDAGVVALLFFFTGIAIVLYLNQKPLEPRERDYAYVGSFYAFAIWIGLGALAIKEWLFKKLTPTAGAIGATVIGLLAAPVIMAEQGWDDHDRSTKMVPHDIALDYLQSCAPNAILFTYGDNDTYPLWYIQEVENVRPDVRIVNLSLFDTDWYINGLRQKQNESAPLPISMKPEQYVQGERDVMPYDDYKIAGSVELKNVVDLLLSNDESDKVPMQDGSKSNFLPTKNLKITVDPQQVISTGTVPAADAAKITTTMDWKFNKGYVTKGTLAMFDILAHNNWKRPIYFASTVPSEQYNGLDKYLYSEGLAMRLLPLKADTTASEDRPEQLNTPVLYNNVMTKFKWGNMKTAKYLDPQSSDDTFIFTNLFSSLTSSLIKEGKTAEAKKVVDKYFAVMPDKFFGIRTVVVKFYIAENLYKLGETARANDILDKSGDYISKELNYLADISQSKGLTGSQNIQTGLYYLDRMIKTSKAAGQDKLSDKLQKTFNSLEGRLSMFFPQQGPQQ, translated from the coding sequence ATGACGAGCAAGGTCAGGGTAGCGGATTTGAGGGTTCGTGGTATTAGCGGTATTAAACCAATAGATGCATTGCGTCAGGGCGACCAAAGTCATTTACCACCCTCAACTGTCGACAATAAAGCGTATAACCGTTTCTTCTTTTTACCATTAATTTTAGGCGTTATTGGTGCACTTTGGCACTTCAAACGTAACCAAAAAGATGCCGGCGTTGTAGCATTGCTATTCTTCTTTACCGGTATAGCGATTGTATTATATTTAAATCAGAAACCACTAGAGCCCCGCGAAAGGGATTACGCTTATGTAGGATCGTTCTATGCCTTTGCAATATGGATCGGGCTCGGGGCACTCGCCATTAAAGAATGGCTGTTTAAAAAACTAACCCCAACTGCCGGTGCTATTGGTGCAACGGTGATTGGATTATTGGCTGCACCGGTAATTATGGCCGAGCAGGGATGGGATGACCATGACCGCTCTACGAAAATGGTTCCGCATGATATTGCCTTGGATTACCTACAATCCTGTGCGCCAAATGCCATCTTATTTACTTATGGCGATAATGATACCTACCCACTTTGGTATATCCAGGAGGTAGAGAATGTTCGTCCTGATGTGCGTATTGTAAACTTAAGTTTATTCGATACAGATTGGTACATTAATGGTTTAAGACAAAAACAAAATGAATCGGCTCCATTACCAATTTCGATGAAACCTGAGCAATATGTACAGGGAGAAAGAGATGTAATGCCATATGATGATTACAAAATTGCAGGTAGTGTTGAGCTTAAAAACGTAGTTGATTTGTTGCTATCAAACGATGAAAGCGACAAAGTACCCATGCAGGATGGATCAAAATCTAATTTCCTGCCAACTAAAAACCTTAAAATTACGGTAGACCCTCAGCAAGTAATCAGTACAGGAACGGTGCCTGCAGCTGATGCTGCAAAAATCACCACCACAATGGATTGGAAGTTTAACAAGGGTTATGTTACTAAGGGAACTTTGGCTATGTTCGATATCCTTGCACATAACAACTGGAAACGTCCGATTTATTTCGCTTCTACAGTACCATCTGAGCAATATAATGGCTTAGATAAGTATTTATACAGCGAAGGTTTAGCCATGCGTTTATTACCGCTTAAAGCTGATACTACAGCATCTGAGGATAGGCCAGAGCAATTAAATACGCCTGTATTGTATAATAATGTGATGACTAAATTTAAGTGGGGAAATATGAAAACCGCTAAATATTTAGATCCACAGTCATCAGATGATACTTTCATTTTCACCAATCTTTTCAGTAGCTTAACCAGCAGCTTAATTAAAGAAGGTAAAACTGCTGAGGCCAAAAAAGTAGTAGATAAATATTTTGCAGTAATGCCTGATAAATTCTTCGGCATCCGTACGGTTGTTGTGAAATTCTACATCGCTGAAAACTTATATAAACTTGGCGAAACCGCCAGAGCTAATGATATTTTAGACAAATCAGGCGATTATATCAGTAAAGAATTAAACTACCTTGCCGATATATCTCAATCAAAAGGGTTAACCGGATCGCAGAACATTCAAACGGGATTATACTACCTGGACAGAATGATTAAAACGAGTAAAGCTGCGGGTCAGGATAAACTGAGCGATAAGCTGCAGAAAACATTCAACAGTTTAGAAGGCCGTTTATCGATGTTTTTCCCACAACAAGGGCCACAACAGTAA
- a CDS encoding carboxypeptidase C (cathepsin A) (product_source=COG2939; cath_funfam=3.40.50.1820; cleavage_site_network=SignalP-noTM; cog=COG2939; pfam=PF00450; superfamily=53474) translates to MKFRFILATFLSMGIFAYAQQEPRKSQSKETVTTTQVTVKDEPKSSANERTIKVESSVVTNHTVNIDGKAVPYKATTGTLPVWDEDGKPIAGLFYTYYERSDVQNRDKRPLVISFNGGPGSASVWMHIAYTGPVVLNIDDEGYPVQPYGYKENPYSILDVADIIYVDPVNTGYSRAVSKDIPTNKFFGVRADIKYLAEWINTFVTRNNRWASPKFLIGESYGTTRVSGLALELQNSQWMYLNGVVLVSPTELGIERSGPVDAALRLPYFAATAWYHKALAADLQGKDLTAMLPEVESFTINELIPAISQGGMLSADKKKAIAAKMARYAGLSEKVILDYNLNVPTDFFWKDLLRDKGFTVGRLDSRYRGIDKMSAGEGPDYNAELTSWLHSFTPAINMYIRNELNYKTDLKYNMFGSVYPWDKTGDQTGDNLRQAMAQNPYLHLLVQSGYYDGACDYFNAKYSMWQLDAAGKLQDRMSWEGYRSGHMMYLRKDDLKMANNHIREFIKKALPKAGEAAKF, encoded by the coding sequence ATGAAATTCAGATTTATACTCGCTACATTTTTAAGCATGGGCATTTTTGCATATGCACAACAAGAACCAAGAAAAAGCCAATCTAAAGAAACCGTAACCACTACCCAGGTTACCGTGAAGGACGAACCTAAATCTTCAGCAAACGAAAGGACCATTAAGGTAGAAAGTTCTGTTGTTACCAATCATACTGTAAATATCGATGGCAAGGCTGTTCCCTATAAAGCCACTACGGGTACATTGCCGGTTTGGGATGAAGACGGAAAACCGATTGCAGGTTTGTTTTATACTTATTACGAACGCAGTGATGTGCAAAATCGCGATAAACGACCTTTAGTAATCTCTTTTAACGGCGGCCCGGGTTCAGCTTCAGTTTGGATGCACATCGCCTATACCGGTCCTGTGGTTTTAAATATTGATGACGAAGGTTATCCGGTACAGCCTTATGGTTATAAAGAAAACCCATATTCTATTTTGGATGTTGCCGATATTATTTACGTCGATCCGGTTAATACTGGCTATTCGAGAGCGGTGAGTAAAGATATTCCAACCAATAAGTTCTTTGGTGTACGTGCTGACATTAAATATCTGGCCGAGTGGATCAATACTTTTGTAACCCGCAATAACCGGTGGGCCTCTCCAAAATTCTTAATTGGCGAGAGTTATGGCACCACACGCGTTTCGGGTTTGGCCTTAGAGCTGCAGAACAGCCAATGGATGTATTTAAACGGCGTGGTGTTGGTTTCTCCGACAGAACTTGGTATTGAACGTAGTGGCCCCGTTGATGCGGCTTTGCGTTTACCATATTTTGCAGCTACAGCCTGGTACCATAAGGCGCTTGCTGCAGATTTACAAGGTAAAGATTTAACAGCCATGCTTCCTGAAGTTGAAAGTTTTACCATTAATGAATTAATCCCTGCTATTTCGCAGGGCGGGATGTTGAGCGCCGATAAAAAGAAAGCCATTGCCGCAAAAATGGCCCGTTACGCTGGTCTTTCAGAAAAAGTGATATTAGATTACAACCTTAATGTACCAACCGATTTCTTTTGGAAAGACCTGCTGAGAGATAAAGGTTTTACTGTTGGTAGATTAGATTCCCGCTATCGTGGTATCGATAAAATGAGTGCTGGCGAAGGACCCGATTATAATGCAGAGCTAACTTCCTGGTTGCATTCCTTTACACCAGCCATCAATATGTACATCCGCAACGAGCTGAATTATAAAACCGATTTAAAGTACAATATGTTCGGTTCCGTTTACCCATGGGATAAAACTGGCGATCAGACTGGCGATAACCTCCGCCAGGCCATGGCACAGAATCCATATCTGCACTTATTAGTGCAATCAGGTTATTACGATGGTGCTTGCGATTATTTCAATGCGAAATACAGCATGTGGCAGTTGGATGCCGCCGGTAAACTGCAAGACCGCATGAGCTGGGAAGGTTACCGGAGTGGACACATGATGTATTTACGTAAAGACGATCTGAAAATGGCAAATAACCATATCCGTGAGTTTATTAAAAAAGCATTACCAAAAGCAGGCGAGGCCGCTAAGTTCTAG
- a CDS encoding hypothetical protein (product_source=Hypo-rule applied; pfam=PF11028; superfamily=51735; transmembrane_helix_parts=Inside_1_8,TMhelix_9_26,Outside_27_73,TMhelix_74_96,Inside_97_116,TMhelix_117_139,Outside_140_143,TMhelix_144_162,Inside_163_174,TMhelix_175_206,Outside_207_220,TMhelix_221_243,Inside_244_255,TMhelix_256_278,Outside_279_287,TMhelix_288_310,Inside_311_485,TMhelix_486_503,Outside_504_512,TMhelix_513_535,Inside_536_541,TMhelix_542_561,Outside_562_1008): MNYSRINTIGGWHCFIVAALTYILTLDQSVSFWDCGEFISSAFRMEVVHQPGAPIVSMIQRLFSALAFGDKTKVAYFMNVASAVASAGTILFLFWTITALAKKTVIKKGEEITNQKIIGIMGAGFVGALAYAFSDSFWFSAVEAEVYAMSSLCSAIVFWGILKWESQADKPKSDRWLLFVAYIIGISIGVHILNLLTIPALIFVYYFKKNPSPNWQSVLKVFLISIAVLAVVQFGIIQYMVSFAANFDYFFVNTMGFGFGTGVLFFAVLVIGGLVYGIRYSILKNNRVLNLAMLFTVLLLFGYSSFALLIIRAQAKPNLNNTDPENAFNFLSYVNRSQYGDRPLLYGENYNSEKIDIKESGKLYRKGETKYESAGTKSDYVFGDKTLAPRMYSDKPEHIRFYKNYMGFDDEHKPTLMDNLKYMFSFQTGQMYMRYFMWNFVGRQDNEDGQFGGKDGNWLSGIKPLDAIRLGDQKNLPPSIVENKAYNRFFFLPLIIGLIGAVWHFKRNQKDAGIIGLLFVFTGIAIVVYLNSVPIEPRERDYAYVGSFYAFAIWTGLGVFGLKDFIFKKLTPVRASIFASIIALCGAPIIMANQGWDDHDRSDSHVARDMSVNYLKSCAPNAILFTYGDNDTYPVWYAQEVENIRPDVRVVNLSLFTADWYIDGMKRKQNQSAPLPLTIKRNQYVAGTRDIMYYQDYKIAQHIELQEILDVLLSDHDEDKVTMTDGSKYNVLPTKNLKLAVSPQQVLDTGTVPKEDAGKIASSMEWTFNQNYVTKGTLALFDILVHNNWERPIYFTGAMPDEQYVGLNKYLYVEGLNKRLLPLKPDTAITQDFDRINLKPMYNNMMNVYGFGNIKYANHLDRQSADDVTMFSNMFNGLLTGLINEGKITESKKVANKYFEVIPAKFYSMRQVMSTYYFTENLYRLNDLNRANAMIKKTADYVSRELTHLADVSESKNQLSSEQDVRFYLGYLGQMVKLTEVFKQAELSKSLEKKYNDLIVRFTPFAAG; the protein is encoded by the coding sequence ATGAATTACTCAAGGATCAACACCATTGGAGGCTGGCACTGTTTTATCGTTGCCGCGCTCACCTACATTTTAACTTTAGATCAATCTGTAAGTTTCTGGGACTGTGGCGAATTTATCTCTTCGGCTTTCCGAATGGAGGTAGTCCACCAACCGGGCGCTCCAATAGTTTCCATGATCCAAAGGTTGTTTTCGGCACTCGCTTTTGGCGATAAAACCAAAGTAGCTTATTTTATGAATGTGGCTTCGGCTGTGGCAAGTGCAGGTACCATTCTCTTTTTGTTTTGGACAATTACCGCACTGGCCAAGAAAACGGTCATTAAAAAAGGGGAAGAAATCACCAATCAAAAAATCATCGGTATTATGGGTGCAGGTTTTGTTGGGGCTTTGGCTTATGCCTTTTCTGATAGTTTTTGGTTTTCGGCTGTAGAAGCAGAGGTTTACGCCATGTCGTCGCTCTGTAGCGCTATTGTATTTTGGGGTATATTAAAATGGGAATCGCAGGCTGATAAACCTAAATCAGACCGGTGGTTGCTTTTTGTGGCATACATCATAGGGATTTCTATCGGTGTACACATCCTAAATCTGCTAACCATTCCTGCATTGATATTTGTTTACTATTTTAAAAAGAACCCCTCGCCCAATTGGCAAAGCGTGTTAAAAGTATTTCTTATTTCAATCGCTGTATTGGCAGTGGTACAGTTCGGCATTATTCAGTACATGGTTTCTTTTGCGGCAAATTTTGATTACTTTTTTGTGAATACAATGGGCTTTGGTTTTGGAACGGGTGTATTATTTTTTGCCGTTTTAGTGATTGGAGGCCTGGTTTACGGCATCCGATATTCCATCCTCAAAAATAACAGGGTATTAAACCTGGCCATGTTGTTCACTGTTTTGCTTCTATTTGGATACAGTTCTTTCGCCTTACTCATTATCAGGGCACAGGCCAAACCGAATTTAAACAATACCGATCCGGAGAATGCTTTCAATTTTCTGAGTTATGTAAACCGTTCGCAGTACGGAGACAGGCCTTTATTATATGGCGAAAATTATAATTCAGAAAAGATCGACATTAAAGAAAGCGGAAAACTTTACAGAAAAGGAGAAACAAAATATGAATCAGCAGGAACAAAATCTGACTATGTTTTTGGCGATAAAACTTTAGCTCCACGCATGTACAGTGATAAACCCGAGCACATTAGGTTTTACAAAAATTACATGGGTTTTGATGATGAGCACAAACCTACCTTGATGGACAACTTAAAATATATGTTCTCTTTCCAGACCGGGCAGATGTACATGCGTTATTTTATGTGGAATTTTGTGGGCAGGCAAGACAATGAAGATGGGCAATTTGGCGGAAAAGATGGCAATTGGCTTAGTGGCATTAAACCTTTGGATGCGATCAGGCTTGGTGATCAGAAAAACCTACCGCCATCCATTGTAGAAAATAAAGCATACAATAGATTTTTCTTTTTGCCTTTAATTATCGGTTTAATTGGTGCGGTTTGGCACTTTAAACGGAACCAGAAGGATGCGGGCATTATCGGTTTATTATTCGTTTTTACTGGAATTGCCATTGTAGTTTATCTGAACTCTGTTCCGATTGAGCCGCGTGAAAGGGATTATGCCTATGTTGGGTCGTTTTATGCCTTTGCCATCTGGACCGGTTTAGGTGTGTTTGGGTTAAAAGACTTTATCTTCAAAAAACTAACGCCTGTGCGGGCCAGTATTTTTGCTTCGATTATTGCCTTATGCGGTGCACCGATTATTATGGCCAACCAGGGGTGGGACGATCACGACCGTTCTGATAGCCATGTAGCCAGAGATATGTCTGTCAATTACCTAAAATCGTGCGCACCCAACGCCATCTTGTTCACCTATGGCGATAATGATACCTATCCAGTTTGGTACGCGCAGGAAGTAGAAAACATCCGTCCGGATGTGCGTGTGGTAAACCTAAGTTTATTCACCGCCGATTGGTACATAGACGGAATGAAAAGAAAGCAAAATCAATCAGCGCCGCTTCCTTTAACGATTAAGCGCAATCAATATGTTGCTGGTACACGCGATATTATGTATTATCAGGATTATAAAATCGCCCAGCATATTGAGTTACAGGAAATTTTGGACGTGCTTCTATCCGATCATGACGAAGATAAAGTAACCATGACGGATGGTTCTAAATACAATGTGTTACCAACCAAAAACCTTAAACTGGCGGTAAGTCCGCAACAGGTTTTGGACACCGGAACCGTTCCAAAAGAAGATGCAGGCAAAATTGCAAGCAGTATGGAGTGGACTTTTAACCAAAACTATGTTACAAAAGGGACATTGGCCTTGTTTGATATTTTGGTTCACAATAATTGGGAGCGACCGATTTATTTTACTGGGGCAATGCCAGATGAGCAATACGTTGGGCTAAACAAATACCTTTATGTGGAAGGATTGAATAAAAGGTTATTGCCTTTGAAACCAGATACGGCCATTACACAAGATTTTGACCGTATAAACCTGAAACCGATGTACAACAATATGATGAATGTATATGGTTTTGGCAATATTAAATACGCCAACCATTTAGATCGACAGTCTGCTGATGATGTAACCATGTTCTCGAACATGTTTAACGGTTTATTAACCGGCTTGATAAACGAAGGTAAAATTACCGAAAGCAAAAAAGTGGCTAATAAATATTTCGAGGTAATTCCTGCTAAATTTTACAGTATGCGCCAGGTAATGAGTACTTATTATTTTACCGAAAACCTTTATCGGTTAAATGACTTGAACCGTGCAAATGCGATGATCAAAAAAACGGCCGATTATGTAAGTAGGGAGCTAACCCATCTTGCTGATGTTTCGGAAAGCAAAAACCAGCTATCATCTGAGCAGGATGTACGTTTCTACCTTGGCTATTTAGGACAAATGGTAAAATTAACCGAGGTTTTTAAACAGGCTGAGCTAAGCAAAAGCCTAGAAAAAAAATACAACGATCTGATTGTAAGGTTTACCCCATTTGCAGCGGGTTAA
- a CDS encoding acetyl-CoA carboxylase carboxyl transferase subunit alpha (product_source=KO:K01962; cath_funfam=3.90.226.10; cog=COG0825; ko=KO:K01962; pfam=PF03255; superfamily=52096; tigrfam=TIGR00513) yields the protein MQQIKTSFDFEKPIADLVQQIEKVKQVAEKTKVDMSATLDELDGKLDETTNNLYKNLTGWNKVQMSRHPDRPQTLDYINMICDDFIEMHGDRTVKDDKAIIGGFATINGQTVMVIGHQKGKNTKERQFRNFGMANPEGYRKALRLMRLAEKFNKPVVSFIDTMGAYPGLEAEERGQGEAIARNLLEMSILRVPIICIVVGEGASGGALGIGIGDKVYMLEHTWYSVISPESCSSILWRSWDFKEKAAECLKLTSDDMFGNKLIDGIIPEPLGGAHQDPELMGRTLKDYLIKDLAALGKLKTDKLIEQRIDKFCAMGVVNE from the coding sequence ATGCAGCAAATAAAAACATCATTCGATTTTGAAAAACCTATTGCCGATTTAGTTCAGCAGATAGAAAAGGTTAAGCAAGTTGCCGAAAAAACTAAGGTAGACATGTCTGCCACTTTAGACGAGCTTGATGGTAAATTAGATGAAACTACCAATAACTTATATAAAAATTTAACCGGTTGGAACAAGGTTCAGATGAGCCGTCATCCCGATCGCCCGCAAACACTCGATTACATCAATATGATCTGCGATGATTTTATTGAAATGCACGGCGATAGAACCGTTAAAGATGATAAAGCGATTATTGGCGGTTTTGCTACCATAAATGGCCAAACGGTAATGGTTATTGGTCACCAGAAAGGTAAAAATACAAAGGAGCGTCAGTTCCGTAATTTCGGTATGGCCAACCCTGAAGGTTACCGTAAAGCTTTACGTTTAATGCGTTTGGCTGAGAAATTTAATAAGCCAGTTGTTTCTTTTATCGATACTATGGGTGCTTACCCTGGTTTAGAGGCAGAAGAACGTGGACAAGGCGAGGCCATTGCCAGAAACTTATTGGAAATGTCTATTCTTCGTGTGCCGATTATCTGCATTGTAGTAGGTGAAGGTGCATCAGGTGGTGCTTTGGGTATTGGTATCGGCGATAAAGTTTATATGTTAGAGCATACCTGGTACTCGGTAATCTCTCCTGAATCCTGCTCATCTATTTTATGGAGAAGCTGGGATTTTAAAGAGAAAGCTGCTGAATGTTTAAAGTTGACTTCTGATGATATGTTTGGCAACAAACTAATCGATGGTATTATTCCAGAACCACTTGGAGGTGCACATCAGGATCCGGAGTTAATGGGTAGAACTTTAAAAGATTACCTTATTAAAGATCTAGCTGCTTTAGGTAAACTAAAAACTGATAAACTCATAGAACAGCGGATTGATAAATTCTGTGCGATGGGTGTTGTAAACGAATAA